The Methanomethylovorans hollandica DSM 15978 genome includes a region encoding these proteins:
- a CDS encoding 4Fe-4S binding protein, whose product MRSICPKVKQLLKTRHVIYCGKCVKVCPVHAVLKDK is encoded by the coding sequence ATGCGATCTATATGTCCAAAGGTAAAGCAGTTATTGAAGACCAGACATGTTATTTACTGTGGCAAATGTGTGAAAGTCTGCCCTGTACATGCCGTACTGAAGGATAAGTAA
- a CDS encoding CHAD domain-containing protein — translation MSGNIGICMDREGKKNNQKAPALFMIAAGLILIASAITYAMLENMNRFSEPGKILVSLGLAGSGILVILLGLNTKFPWKGSSGFFLACGSLLSISGVLGFIILYPEDWFYPKVAYVVLTYTAGILLLLFNIMLQQSGNTSMPAESGSEPQDIETGNTMYAGESQLVAVISSMMVSRILYPEDSYASWNSTDNENEIYIINNDIIQDDKEKGKICETGSSSGNIPETMFPETMMDIDPETSGTIETNGTTDTFEIITETGTKSATAVTKSKSFFSMKRTDIRKDDHMKEAAHKILRFHFGRMLKHERGTMLGKDIEELHDMRVAAMRMRSVLQVFNGHLDMNTMKPIFRNIKDTRRSLGAVRDLDVFMEKIQHYTGSLPEDRTSELDELVGTLLIERDKARGLMLLHLDSTKYDKFKLNFTKILEKEGQWEESLVDRDGRPLPHRVRDVLPPLLYNELSKVRAYDDLVREDEPSFEMLHALRIDIKILRYTLEFFDEVLGEETKSLIKDLKELQDVLGDIHDAVVAMELLENYLKYGKWDYTEGRKSVGEQIIIDPGVENYLAYRRKEITELLESFPEVWTKVMETDFGVRFSNVIAELYHN, via the coding sequence TTGTCAGGAAACATAGGGATATGTATGGATAGAGAGGGGAAAAAGAATAATCAAAAAGCTCCTGCGCTTTTTATGATCGCTGCCGGCTTGATCTTAATTGCATCTGCTATCACATATGCAATGTTGGAGAACATGAATCGATTTTCTGAACCTGGAAAGATCCTTGTATCCCTGGGACTTGCAGGATCGGGGATACTAGTCATCCTACTTGGCCTTAACACAAAATTTCCATGGAAAGGGAGCTCCGGTTTTTTTTTAGCTTGCGGCTCCTTACTATCAATTTCCGGTGTACTTGGTTTTATAATCCTTTACCCTGAAGACTGGTTCTATCCTAAAGTGGCATATGTAGTACTCACTTATACAGCAGGGATACTCCTGTTATTGTTCAATATCATGCTGCAACAATCCGGAAATACATCGATGCCTGCAGAGAGCGGATCCGAGCCGCAAGATATTGAAACCGGGAACACCATGTATGCCGGTGAGAGCCAATTAGTAGCAGTTATCAGTAGTATGATGGTATCCCGGATATTATATCCTGAAGATAGCTATGCAAGCTGGAACTCTACTGATAATGAAAATGAGATATACATAATTAACAATGACATTATCCAGGATGATAAGGAAAAAGGAAAAATCTGTGAAACTGGTTCATCTTCCGGAAATATCCCGGAAACTATGTTCCCGGAAACAATGATGGACATTGACCCGGAAACAAGTGGAACTATAGAAACAAATGGGACTACAGACACTTTTGAAATAATAACTGAAACTGGTACAAAGAGTGCTACTGCTGTAACAAAAAGTAAAAGCTTCTTTTCAATGAAAAGAACTGATATAAGAAAAGATGACCACATGAAAGAAGCTGCCCACAAGATCCTGAGATTCCATTTTGGAAGAATGCTCAAACATGAACGTGGCACAATGCTGGGTAAGGATATAGAAGAGTTACACGATATGCGTGTCGCAGCCATGCGCATGCGTTCTGTGTTGCAGGTGTTCAACGGTCATCTGGATATGAATACTATGAAGCCTATTTTCAGGAACATAAAAGATACCCGCAGATCCCTTGGAGCTGTCCGCGACCTGGATGTGTTCATGGAAAAGATACAACACTATACCGGATCGCTTCCCGAAGATAGAACTTCGGAACTGGACGAACTTGTTGGAACTCTTCTGATAGAAAGAGACAAGGCAAGAGGACTTATGCTGTTACATCTTGACAGTACTAAATATGATAAGTTCAAGCTCAATTTCACAAAAATACTGGAAAAGGAGGGGCAATGGGAAGAATCACTGGTAGACAGGGATGGCAGACCCCTGCCCCACAGAGTAAGGGATGTACTTCCTCCTCTATTGTATAATGAGCTCTCTAAAGTGCGAGCCTACGATGATCTGGTACGCGAAGATGAACCTTCCTTTGAGATGTTACATGCTTTGCGCATAGATATAAAGATTTTGAGATACACACTGGAATTCTTCGATGAAGTTCTTGGAGAGGAAACAAAAAGCCTTATTAAAGACCTTAAAGAACTGCAGGATGTTCTTGGCGATATCCATGATGCAGTAGTTGCAATGGAACTACTGGAAAACTATCTGAAATATGGGAAGTGGGACTACACAGAAGGCAGGAAATCAGTAGGAGAGCAGATAATAATTGACCCTGGAGTTGAAAATTATCTTGCTTATCGCAGAAAAGAGATAACAGAGCTACTTGAATCTTTCCCGGAAGTATGGACAAAAGTAATGGAAACTGATTTCGGAGTAAGGTTCTCAAATGTAATAGCTGAACTATACCACAATTGA